The Deltaproteobacteria bacterium genome contains a region encoding:
- a CDS encoding type II toxin-antitoxin system HicA family toxin — MTAREVLLVIKARGGVVVRRRGSHVRIKAGKCFATVPDHGSHDMPPGTLRSIERQLEPCFGKGWLRS; from the coding sequence ATGACAGCGCGAGAAGTGCTTTTGGTAATCAAAGCAAGAGGAGGTGTAGTTGTTCGACGGCGCGGATCGCATGTGCGAATCAAGGCGGGGAAATGTTTTGCTACTGTACCAGACCACGGTTCTCACGACATGCCGCCCGGAACGCTTCGTTCTATCGAGCGTCAGCTTGAGCCTTGCTTTGGTAAAGGATGGCTGCGAAGTTAA
- a CDS encoding type II toxin-antitoxin system HicB family antitoxin, which translates to MAKYLVNYERDETGWWIAKLKGVPGVNSDGRTVAEARRRVREALSLAIGDDQAKTAELVDHVKLPTQAQKIVDRATATRAKLDEIQAEAQISTAKAVRELRKQLGLSTRDIADLLCISHQRVQQLSRVRYSKMAYMK; encoded by the coding sequence ATGGCGAAATATTTAGTCAACTATGAACGGGATGAGACTGGTTGGTGGATCGCCAAACTTAAAGGCGTCCCTGGTGTAAACAGCGATGGACGTACCGTTGCCGAGGCCCGTCGGCGTGTACGTGAAGCACTATCCCTAGCGATCGGTGATGACCAAGCCAAGACGGCAGAGCTCGTCGATCATGTAAAGCTACCTACTCAGGCACAAAAGATCGTAGATCGAGCTACTGCCACTCGGGCGAAGCTTGATGAGATTCAGGCTGAGGCTCAGATAAGCACAGCCAAAGCTGTACGTGAACTTCGCAAACAACTTGGGCTTTCGACCCGAGACATCGCAGACCTTCTTTGCATTTCTCACCAACGTGTCCAGCAGCTTTCCCGCGTTCGGTACTCTAAAATGGCTTATATGAAATAG